The genomic DNA TTGGCTAAGAAATCAGCTTTTAGATGATATTTGCCTTTGATTTTTATGCACCAAAGCGCCCAAATATCGCATTTTAATATACTAGCTATTGCAAATCCACCTTGTGGGAAATCAGCCATTTTGCCTAAGAATTTTACTTGCGTGGTTTTGTTGCCATTTAGTGGTGTTCTATCGCCCATCACGCAGATAAATCCGCCGCCATCTATGAAATTTGATATTTCAAGCATTGAGCTGATGTCTAGCTCATCGACCTTAAAGGTTTTGATATTTGTTTTGCTAAGTGAGTTTATGATATTTGTGAAATTTGCACTATTTTTATCATAAACCAAAATCGCCATTTTCAAGCCTTTTGCGTGGCTGCTAAGCGCCCTTGCGATCTCGATATTTCCAAAATGACTAACGATGACTACCTTCCCTGACCCACCAGAAAAAAATAGCTTATTTAGCTCTCGCTCGTTGTCTAAAATCAGATCATCGAATTTAATCTTTCCTAGCCAAACGGCGATTTTATCAGTTAAGCTATTTGAGAACTCATAAAAATTCAAAAACCTATTTTTATGTTTTGTTGCAAATTTAGCATTTAAATTCGCGTAAAACTTTTTCAAATTTTGTCGCTCATTTTTAGAAATGATAAAATAGACAAAAGATACAAGAAAAATAATCGGTGTCAAGACAAATTTGGGTAGAAAATATACAAGATAAAAGGTAATTTTCAGCAAAATAAATGAGCCTTTTTCCTTTTGTTCAAACCAATTATTTGCCACTTTTTAGCCTTTTGTAAATGAAAAATGGCAGAGTAAAAAACGCTTTCGCTTGCATTTTTGATATTAGAAAATTATCCCTAAATGACCTAAAATACGAAATCTCACCATATCTTACTGGCACTTCAATCCAACAAATCTCAACTCCATTTTTGTAGTAATTCATAAGTATTTCGATATCAAACTCCATTCTGTTTGAAGTCGTATCTTTGATAGCCTTAAGATCCAAAGGATAGATTCTCATGCCAGTCATCGCGTCTTTAAATTTGCCACCAAAAGTGTTTATATATACCCAAAAATCGGTAATTTTTCTACCATAAAGCCTACTTTTTGGTATGTCTTGCCCGTATTTTCCATATCCACAGATTAAATTCGAAGGATTTGTGGCTGATAATTCAAGCATTTTTGGTATGACTCTTAGGTCGTGTTGCATATCGGCATCTACTTGAAATGCGTGGGTAAATCCATGCTCTAAAGCCCAAGCAAAACCAGTTTTAACCGCAGCCCCTTTGCCAAGATTTTTTTCGTTACTTAGCTTAATAACGTCCAAATCCTTGATAGCTTTTTTGGAGGCTTCATCGCTTCCATCATCTATGATGACTATTGTTTTATCGTAAGCCTTCAAGATTTCGCAGATTTTGACTATGTTTCGCGGGTGGTTAAAATACGGTATCAAAAAGCAAATTTTATACAATTCTTATCCTCCCACTTGCGCTTATTTTTTCATTTGCGTAGACTTTGAAGTTGATCAGATTTGCCTCTTTTGAGATTGTGATTTTGCAGATGTCAAAAGGTCTTAGAAACGCTGTAAATTTC from Campylobacter iguaniorum includes the following:
- a CDS encoding glycosyltransferase family 2 protein, translated to MYKICFLIPYFNHPRNIVKICEILKAYDKTIVIIDDGSDEASKKAIKDLDVIKLSNEKNLGKGAAVKTGFAWALEHGFTHAFQVDADMQHDLRVIPKMLELSATNPSNLICGYGKYGQDIPKSRLYGRKITDFWVYINTFGGKFKDAMTGMRIYPLDLKAIKDTTSNRMEFDIEILMNYYKNGVEICWIEVPVRYGEISYFRSFRDNFLISKMQAKAFFTLPFFIYKRLKSGK